In Uranotaenia lowii strain MFRU-FL chromosome 2, ASM2978415v1, whole genome shotgun sequence, one genomic interval encodes:
- the LOC129743380 gene encoding uncharacterized protein LOC129743380, with the protein MAEAGVSSTPRRKNTKKQTKLVEKMEVMDKVTALIHRREHENGKVAKIFHALYPEDGSDIQLSRGKIKAYQLSIKEAYVEYKCFQDKILELVPSDEVEIHYQNFKAFEELYLEVSIALEEHSEQISFNAVAAPSPLSNPPALVIHQPLRMPIPTFDGRYESWPKFKAVFKDLVDKSPDSPAVKLYHLEKSLIGKAAGLIDAKTINEGNYDHAWQILEERFENKRHTIDTHITGLFNLKRMAKENHAELRALLDECTRHVESLKYLEQEFTGISELMLVHLLTTALDKDTRRRWEGTIKHGDLPSYHDTMKFLKEQCFVLERCEAANHSYNQPQSKPSGGKLLSTRTNTAIITKDETMIKCEICSENHANYTCPEFRALSVQERLTMVKEKQMCFNCLRRNHLSMNCPSEKTCGKCRKRHHTLLHVGEGSILTAENSSSLANTISSKTPEAEEVTTAACSNKQTAAHQVLLLTAVVNVLDKNNSLHPCRVLLDSGSQANLITDSMVTRLNLKRVASNVTVAGVNGTKTNSSGAAVVQIRSKYSSFAANVYCLITQQITSNLPSVDVDIRSFSLPPGIELADPSFHRSDKVDMLLGNQWFLKLLLPGVISLADNLPTFRETQLGWVVGGECDPDGKPEQLVLSNAVTFVELNDSVIKFWEIESVPEEQTISTEESECEEHFLATHQRDDSGRYIVQLPLRNSIDELGDSRNLALRRFFALERRLVDQPELKSQYVEFMHDSPTVEHHY; encoded by the exons atggcGGAAGCTGGAGTATCATCCACGCCTAGAAGGAAGAACACCAAAAAACAAACGAAGTTGGTGGAAAAAATGGAGGTTATGGATAAGGTCACGGCACTCATACACCGCCGGGAGCACGAGAATGGTAAAGTGGCCAAAATTTTCCATGCTTTGTATCCTGAAGATGGATCGGATATCCAGCTATCTCGAGGTAAGATTAAGGCCTATCAACTCTCGATCAAGGAAGCATATGTTGAGTATAAATGCTTCCAAGACAAGATTCTCGAGCTCGTTCCCTCTGATGAAGTTGAAATCCATTATCAGAATTTCAAAGCATTCGAAGAATTGTACCTAGAAGTTTCGATTGCCCTCGAGGAACATTCTGAACAGATCTCCTTCAATGCCGTCGCCGCACCATCTCCCTTGAGTAACCCACCAGCTCTAGTTATCCACCAACCTCTTCGAATGCCCATTCCCACCTTTGATGGTCGATACGAAAGTTGGCCGAAATTTAAGGCAGTTTTCAAAGACCTTGTCGATAAGTCCCCTGACTCCCCGGCAGTAAAGTTATACCATCTAGAGAAATCCCTTATTGGAAAGGCAGCCGGGTTGATTGACGCTAAGACCATTAACGAGGGAAATTATGACCACGCTTGGCAAATTCTCGAGGAGCGTTTTGAAAATAAGCGCCACACTATCGACACTCATATAACCGGcctatttaatttaaaacgCATGGCGAAGGAGAATCATGCTGAATTAAGGGCTCTCCTCGACGAATGCACGAGACATGTTGAATCCCTCAAATATCTCGAGCAGGAGTTCACAGGTATTTCGGAGTTAATGTTAGTCCATCTGTTAACAACTGCGCTGGACAAAGACACTCGCCGTCGTTGGGAGGGAACAATCAAGCACGGTGACCTCCCTTCATATCATGACACGATGAAGTTCCTGAAAGAGCAATGCTTTGTTCTTGAAAGGTGCGAAGCAGCAAATCATAGCTACAATCAACCGCAATCCAAACCATCCGGTGGGAAACTCCTGTCCACGAGAACCAACACTGCAATCATCACGAAAGACGAAACCATGATCAAATGTGAAATCTGTTCTGAGAATCATGCCAACTACACCTGCCCTGAATTCAGGGCTCTTTCCGTCCAAGAACGATTGACCATGGTAAAGGAAAAGCAAATGTGTTTCAACTGCCTTAGAAGAAATCACCTGAGCATGAATTGTCCATCGGAGAAAACTTGCGGCAAGTGTCGCAAACGCCACCATACTCTGCTCCATGTCGGAGAAGGTTCCATATTGACTGCAGAAAATTCCTCCTCATTGGCCAACACCATTTCCAGTAAGACTCCCGAAGCTGAAGAAGTGACAACAGCAGCATGTTCCAATAAGCAAACTGCGGCCCATCAAGTTTTGTTGCTAACTGCGGTCGTAAATGTGTTAGACAAAAACAACTCCCTCCACCCTTGTCGAGTTTTATTAGACAGCGGATCCCAAGCAAACTTGATAACAGATTCCATGGTAACAAGGCTAAATTTAAAACGGGTTGCATCCAATGTGACAGTGGCTGGTGTCAATGGCACGAAGACAAATTCCTCTGGTGCTGCTGTTGTACAAATCCGCTCAAAATATTCCTCCTTCGCTGCCAATGTGTATTGTCTAATCACCCAACAAATAACATCAAATCTCCCATCGGTTGATGTAGACATCCGTTCCTTTTCGTTGCCTCCTGGGATTGAGCTCGCCGACCCGAGTTTCCATCGATCGGACAAAGTTGATATGCTGCTTGGTAACCAGTGGTTCCTCAAATTGCTATTGCCGGGTGTGATTTCACTGGCCGACAACCTCCCAACGTTCCGTGAAACCCAACTGGGTTGGGTAGTGGGTGGTGAATGCGATCCAGATGGTAAGCCAGAACAACTAGTCTTATCTAATGCCGTGACCTTCGTAGAACTGAATGATTCCGTCATaaaattttgggaaattgaATCCGTTCCCGAAGAGCAAACGATTTCCACCGAAGAAAGTGAATGCGAAGAGCATTTTTTAGCCACTCATCAGCGTGACGATTCTGGTCGGTATATTGTTCAGCTACCGTTGCGCAATTCCATCGACGAGCTTGGTGATTCAAGAAATTTGGCCCTTCGAAGATTTTTCGCTTTGGAAAGACGCCTTGTCGACCAACCAGAATTGAAGTCACAATACGTCGAATTCATGCACGA TTCTCCGACCGTCGAACACCACTACTAA
- the LOC129743381 gene encoding uncharacterized protein LOC129743381 translates to MAFGTTTWRGIFSRPTLPIASRKRSHSSIKSLDKFSSHSISAFHNRCIRSLPTRITGAASPSGSNIRAIRDNTCRLVGTDISEVGEETNSKSSFTGSHINPRVCSLTVPDNLRPTCEAACLRKSTFSPTVCEPRLPRRCNRIQIVHYPRKNSFGRSQQLVDNFPSHRLQAAGGLESPETGPKLCHMSQWLIPAHEEVETDHFSKKSAEGMSDIHSLGFADTFWQYRRLTHNEAHGNEEQSIGGPPEEWHRFSRRRSMTNRSPWPKHQKPHGT, encoded by the exons ATGGCATTTGGAACGACAACTTGGCGAGGAATCTTCAGCAGACCAACACTTCCGATCGCTTCTCGGAAGCGTTCCCATTCATCGATCAAATCACTGGATAAATTTTCATCCCACTCAATTTCTGCCTTCCACAATCGTTGCATCAGGAGTTTGCCAACAAGAATCACAGGAGCGGCTAGCCCCAGCGGGTCGAACATTCGGGCGATAAGGGACAACACTTGTCGCTTAGTGGGAACGGATATATCGGAAGTAGGCGAGGAAACAAACAGCAAATCATCATTCACTGGATCCCACATCAATCCAAGG GTATGTTCACTAACAGTTCCGGACAATTTGAGGCCCACTTGTGAAGCTGCATGCCTCCGGAAATCAACATTTTCTCCAACTGTATGCGAGCCTCGGCTGCCTCGGCGATGTAATCGAATCCAAATAGTGCATTATCCACGTAAAAACTCCTTTGGACGATCTCAGCAGCTAGTGGATAATTTTCCTTCTCATCGATTGCAAGCTGCTGGAGGGCTCGAGTCGCCAGAAACGGGGCCGAAGCTGTGCCATATGTCACAGTGGTTAATTCCAGCACACGAAGAGGTTGAGACGGATCATTTCTCCAAAAAATCCGCTGAAGGGATGAGTGACATTCATTCACTCGGATTTGCCGATACATTTTGGCAATATCGGCGCTTAACACATAACGAGGCTCACGGAAACGAAGAACAATCGATTGGAGGTCCTCCTGAGGAATGGCACCGATTTTCAAGACGTCGTTCAATGACAAACCGTTCACCTTGGCCGAAGCATCAAAAACCACACGGCACTTAG
- the LOC129743382 gene encoding uncharacterized protein LOC129743382, translated as MFLRCEPYLCEVPNNLPDSELPELKCNLTVCPAIQLEELPVFSKFENFRKLQRVIAYVWRYSTNIKKKSEDDRELREFPTVSEMRMAMMLIIRAIQSQCFMDEIQGIKCGKPSKRLEKLSPFLDDCGCLRVGGRLEHSNLPYATKHQFILPNEHPLVQSLIASLHREHLHGGPSALMAILRSQFWVLSARSNVRKITRSCVQCFKVNPRLLDQYMGDLPRSRTERSPAFLKVGVDFAGPIFLKQNQRKASPVKGYICVFVCLVTKSLHLEVVENLATEAFIACLHRFVGRRGLPEIIFSDNGTNFVGAKHELHQLYSMLKDQLTQQKISEFCLPKEISWEMIPPNAPHMGGIWEAGVKSVKTILKKVTKDARLNFVEFQTLLIRIEALLNSRPLYLNPDALTPGHFIADRPLLAIPEPTCDGIPENRLSRWQYVQVLRNQFWKRWSQEYLTELQGRAKWTKKTPNIRPGMVVLVKDDNLPPQSWKLGVIEQTFPGKDGCVRVVNLRTRNGSIKRPIHKLAPLPILDNGEISKDSGAPGGVCSSQA; from the coding sequence ATGTTCCTGCGATGTGAACCGTACCTATGTGAAGTGCCAAATAATCTACCGGATAGTGAACTTCCCGAACTAAAGTGTAATTTAACCGTTTGTCCGGCAATACAACTCGAAGAACTACCAGTGTttagcaaatttgaaaattttcgaaagttgCAACGTGTGATCGCGTACGTTTGGCGGTATAGTACGAACATAAAGAAGAAGTCGGAGGATGATCGTGAGTTGAGAGAATTTCCTACTGTTTCCGAAATGCGAATGGCAATGATGTTGATTATAAGGGCCATACAGTCGCAGTGTTTTATGGACGAAATACAAGGAATCAAATGTGGGAAACCGTCCAAAAGATTAGAGAAGTTGAGTCCCTTCCTAGATGACTGTGGGTGTCTTAGGGTGGGAGGACGTCTTGAACATTCCAATTTGCCATACGCCACCAAGCATCAATTTATCCTACCGAATGAACATCCTTTGGTGCAATCTCTTATTGCTTCTCTCCATCGTGAGCATTTACATGGTGGGCCCTCGGCACTCATGGCAATTCTTCGGAGTCAGTTTTGGGTCCTGAGTGCGAGGTCGAATGTGCGCAAAATTACAAGGAGCTGCGTACAATGTTTTAAGGTGAATCCGAGACTGCTTGACCAGTACATGGGTGACTTGCCGAGAAGCCGAACTGAAAGGTCACCAGCGTTCCTGAAGGTAGGTGTCGACTTTGCCGGTCCAATCTTCCTAAAGCAGAATCAAAGAAAGGCCTCCCCGGTGAAGGGTTACATCTGCGTTTTTGTGTGCCTTGTTACCAAATCACTACACCTGGAAGTCGTCGAGAATCTAGCTACTGAAGCATTTATAGCATGTTTGCATCGATTCGTTGGCCGTCGTGGTTTACCCGAAATAATATTCAGCGACAATGGCACCAACTTTGTTGGTGCTAAGCATGAACTCCATCAGCTGTACTCAATGCTCAAGGATCAACTCAcccagcaaaaaatttctgaattttgtttaccaaaGGAAATTTCCTGGGAAATGATTCCTCCTAACGCTCCTCACATGGGGGGCATTTGGGAAGCAGGTGTAAAGAGCGTGAAGACTATACTGAAGAAGGTGACGAAGGACGCCCGCTTGAACTTCGTTGAATTTCAAACGCTACTCATCCGAATCGAAGCCCTGCTGAACTCTAGACCCCTCTACTTGAATCCTGATGCTCTAACACCAGGACACTTCATAGCTGATCGTCCCTTATTGGCTATTCCGGAACCAACCTGTGATGGCATCCCCGAAAACCGTCTATCTCGTTGGCAATATGTGCAAGTACTTCGCAATCAATTTTGGAAGAGATGGTCTCAAGAATATTTAACCGAGCTCCAAGGTCGTGCTAAGTGGACTAAAAAGACCCCAAATATTCGCCCGGGAATGGTGGTCCTAGTGAAGGATGATAATCTGCCACCTCAATCATGGAAACTTGGAGTAATCGAACAAACCTTCCCTGGAAAGGACGGTTGTGTTAGAGTTGTGAATCTTCGAACAAGGAATGGTTCTATTAAACGTCCTATCCATAAGCTGGCTCCTCTTCCCATCCTGGACAACGGAGAAATATCCAAAGACAGTGGTGCCCCGGGGGGAGTATGTTCAAGCCAagcttga